GATTTTCGATTAGACAAGAATAGCACTTCCTTCCCGGAGATAAATAGAAGTCTTGAGCATCCTGATACATCTATTTGCCGGGAACGGGTGAAAACCCTTCCTTGCTTTAAGGAAAGAAAAGAGCTATCACCGGATTCGTGATCCGCAAAGGATAGCTCTTCTAAAGAAAAGGGATGGATTAATGGCCTCCCGCATGATCGACATGCTTCACATGCTTATGGTTCGCTAAGATGAACAGAACCGATACGATAACAAAACCTGCTCCCACATAGAAAGGAATATGCGGGTTAAACCATTCCGCCAGCTTGCCGGCGAAATAAGGGGCAATCGCGCCGCCGATAAACCGGAGGAAGCTGTATGCCGCCGACGCCGTCGAACGTTCGACCGGAGCGGCATTCATTACGCCTGTTGTAATAAGCGTATTATTGTTGCCCAGCAAAGCCCCCGCGAAGATAACGCTCGCGATAATGACCCATTGGGTATTCGTCCAGATGGCCATCGCAAGCAAGGTAAGACCAAACAGCGTCAGCATAACCGCCATCGATTTGACCGTGCCGAATCTGCGCTGCAGCCATGGTGCCATAAAGACGGAAGTAACGGCCAGCAGAATGCCCCAGCCGAGGAACACGTAACCGAGCTGATGGATGCCAAGCCCCATTACGAAAGGCGCATAAGCCATCAGCGTAAAGAAGCCGAAGTTATAGAAGCAAGCCGTCAGGCCAAAGACGACAAGCGGACGATGCCGCAAAGCCCGGAACGGATCAAGCAGGGAAGTTTTCTTCGCCGGTGCGGCCGAAGCCTTGGGAGCTCCCGCTGTTTTGGGCATCATAAAGATAATCGCCAGGAAGGCAATGACCATGAGACCGGCAACGCCGATAAACGGCCCTCTCCACGAGATGGAGCCCAGCTCGCCGCCAAGCAGCGGACCTACCGAAATCCCGATGCCAATCGCGGCTTCATAAAGAATGATGGCTTTTGTCACGCCGCTTTTGGACAAGGATACGATTGCGGTTAACGCCGTCGCTACGAAAAACGCATTGCCTAGACCCCAGCCGGCCCGGTAGCCGACAAGCGCCCAAATATCGTTCGACATCCCGCCAAGGAGCGAGAATACCGCGATAATGACGACGCCAAGAAGAAGCGTCCATTTGATCCCGATTCTTGACGTCACTACGCCGGTAATCAGCATCGCAACCGCCATAACGGCGTTGTAGCTGGTGAACAGCAGGCTTACTTCGCTGGCGGATGCATGCATTTCTTCCGCAATAGCCTTCAGGATCGGATCGACAAGACCAATCCCCATAAAAGCGATAATGCCTGCGAAAAAGACGGCCCAGACCGCACGGGGCTGATTAAAGAAACCGCCTTTTTCAACGGATAATGGTTTATTGGCAGCAGAGGCTGCCGGTTGAGATGAATTTGCCACGCTCATTCTCACTCCCGTTTATATTTCTTTTTGGCTTCGTTGATTCTGTCCTTGAGCTGGTGAATTTCCGACCGCATGTTCTTCATCTTCTCCAGCTTCAGGTCAATCAGCTCCAGTTGCTTATCAACCGTCTGCTCAAGCTCGTCAATCTTCCGAAGACGCAGCCGGGCGTCCTCCGTCTGCCGGATTTCATCGCGCTGATTAATAAATTCCTCGCTCATCGCCACGTATTGCTGCAGCTCCTGCAAGGAGAAGCCCAGCACATCGCGCGCGTTAATCAGCTTCTTCAGCCGCTCGACATGATAGTCGGTATATAAGCGGAAGCCGCCTTCGCTGCGCTCCGGCGGAGTTAACAAGCCAAGCTCCTCGTAATAACGAAGCGTGCGTTTCGTTAAACCAACCATCTTCGCAACATCCTCGATTTTGTAAAAGATCTTCATCGCCTCTTTCCTTTACTCTCTCTGTTAAATACTCTACACCCAAGTTAATGTTAACGTCAACGTTAACTTTTGAAAAATGACAGAGCTGGTGCCATCTTCCTCTGCGGATAGGATTAAGTTGCCCTTCGCACCATGAACTCATTCCATATAAAAAGCCGGGGTACGCCTCTAATGATTAGCGTCCCCGGCTTAGCCGAGCGATTATGGAGGTTATGGAACAAAAATAATCTTGCCCGTGCTTTGGCGGCTTTCGAGCAGCCGGTGGGCGTCCGCGCCTTCCGCAAGCGGGAATGCTTTTGGCGTCTCCAGCTTCAGGCTTCCGTCCCGAAGCCAGGCGAACAATTCTTCCGCCCGGCGGATGCGGTCTTCTCGGGACGTGACATGATTCCACAGATCCCCGCCGGTCAGCGTCTTCGACGTAT
This region of Paenibacillus sp. JDR-2 genomic DNA includes:
- a CDS encoding MFS transporter, with product MSVANSSQPAASAANKPLSVEKGGFFNQPRAVWAVFFAGIIAFMGIGLVDPILKAIAEEMHASASEVSLLFTSYNAVMAVAMLITGVVTSRIGIKWTLLLGVVIIAVFSLLGGMSNDIWALVGYRAGWGLGNAFFVATALTAIVSLSKSGVTKAIILYEAAIGIGISVGPLLGGELGSISWRGPFIGVAGLMVIAFLAIIFMMPKTAGAPKASAAPAKKTSLLDPFRALRHRPLVVFGLTACFYNFGFFTLMAYAPFVMGLGIHQLGYVFLGWGILLAVTSVFMAPWLQRRFGTVKSMAVMLTLFGLTLLAMAIWTNTQWVIIASVIFAGALLGNNNTLITTGVMNAAPVERSTASAAYSFLRFIGGAIAPYFAGKLAEWFNPHIPFYVGAGFVIVSVLFILANHKHVKHVDHAGGH
- a CDS encoding MerR family transcriptional regulator; this encodes MKIFYKIEDVAKMVGLTKRTLRYYEELGLLTPPERSEGGFRLYTDYHVERLKKLINARDVLGFSLQELQQYVAMSEEFINQRDEIRQTEDARLRLRKIDELEQTVDKQLELIDLKLEKMKNMRSEIHQLKDRINEAKKKYKRE